A DNA window from Micromonospora inyonensis contains the following coding sequences:
- a CDS encoding methylenetetrahydrofolate reductase, with translation MSVPPPFSPVDGPATPTSSPGTGPSLRHVLAGATRGLLLFGITPPRASATNEQAREIARLTLARLDPLDVDALVLYDIDDESDRNPDERPFPYLPTMDPAVFHAAHLAGWRRPAIVYRCVGKYPEPELRDWLRAVDTDRVGGVFVGASSGSKQVHTTLPRAHALRRETRPDLAVGGVAIPERHTRGLDEHLRMLTKQERGCGFFVSQVIYDVDASKSMVSDYHYACRDRGVTPRPVVFTLSVCGSLRTLAFLQWLGVRVPRWLENALRHADDPLAESYEQCLATARELVTFCRRLGMPFGFNVESVSNRKLEIDASVALAARVRDLLGRPSA, from the coding sequence ATGTCGGTCCCCCCACCGTTCTCCCCTGTGGACGGTCCGGCCACCCCGACCAGCTCACCCGGCACGGGTCCCTCGCTGCGGCACGTGCTCGCCGGGGCGACGCGCGGTCTGCTGCTGTTCGGGATCACCCCACCGCGGGCCAGCGCCACCAACGAGCAGGCCCGGGAGATCGCCCGGTTGACCCTGGCCCGACTCGACCCGCTGGACGTGGACGCGCTGGTGCTCTACGACATCGACGACGAGAGCGACCGCAATCCGGACGAGCGGCCCTTCCCGTACCTGCCGACGATGGATCCGGCCGTCTTCCACGCCGCGCACCTGGCCGGCTGGCGACGCCCGGCGATCGTCTACCGCTGCGTCGGCAAGTACCCGGAGCCGGAGCTGCGCGACTGGCTGCGCGCGGTGGACACCGACCGGGTGGGCGGCGTCTTCGTGGGCGCCTCCTCCGGCAGCAAGCAGGTGCACACCACCCTGCCCCGGGCCCACGCCCTGCGCCGGGAGACCCGGCCCGACCTGGCCGTCGGCGGCGTCGCCATCCCGGAACGGCACACCCGTGGGCTGGACGAGCACCTGCGGATGCTGACCAAACAGGAACGGGGCTGCGGGTTCTTCGTCTCGCAGGTGATCTACGACGTCGACGCGTCCAAGAGCATGGTGTCGGACTACCACTACGCCTGCCGGGACCGGGGGGTCACCCCACGACCGGTGGTCTTCACCCTCTCGGTCTGCGGCTCGCTCAGGACCCTCGCGTTCCTCCAGTGGCTCGGCGTCCGCGTCCCGCGCTGGCTGGAGAACGCGCTGCGGCACGCCGACGACCCCCTCGCCGAGTCATACGAGCAGTGCCTGGCCACCGCCCGCGAGCTGGTCACCTTCTGCCGGCGGCTCGGGATGCCGTTCGGGTTCAACGTAGAGAGCGTGTCGAACCGGAAGCTGGAGATCGACGCGTCGGTCGCCCTGGCCGCCCGGGTCCGCGACCTGCTCGGCCGACCGTCCGCCTGA
- a CDS encoding RNA 2'-phosphotransferase — MDQRALVRLSKRMSLALRHRPGQFGLTLDRGGWAPVEDLLTGLGIDRAALEAVVAGNDKQRFAVERGDDGVERIRASQGHSIPVDLGLNPAVPPDRLYHGTSRDVLDSILDTGLRRGARHHVHLSADVPTARRVGSRRGVEVVVLTVDAAGMHRDGHVFYRSANGVWLTDAVPPAYLTGP; from the coding sequence ATGGATCAGCGGGCCCTGGTGCGGTTGAGCAAACGGATGTCCCTGGCGTTGCGGCACCGGCCCGGCCAGTTCGGCCTCACCCTCGACCGGGGCGGGTGGGCGCCGGTCGAGGACCTGCTGACGGGGCTCGGGATCGACCGGGCGGCGCTGGAGGCGGTGGTCGCCGGCAACGACAAGCAGCGGTTCGCCGTCGAACGGGGCGACGACGGCGTGGAGCGGATCCGGGCCAGCCAGGGGCACTCGATCCCGGTCGACCTGGGGCTGAACCCGGCCGTTCCCCCCGACCGGCTCTACCACGGCACGAGCCGGGACGTCTTGGACTCCATCCTGGACACCGGCCTGCGCCGGGGGGCCCGGCACCACGTGCACCTCTCGGCGGACGTGCCGACCGCCCGCCGGGTCGGCTCCCGCCGGGGTGTCGAGGTAGTGGTCCTCACCGTGGACGCCGCCGGGATGCACCGCGACGGGCACGTGTTCTACCGCAGCGCCAACGGGGTGTGGCTGACCGACGCCGTTCCGCCCGCCTACCTGACCGGGCCGTGA
- a CDS encoding nitroreductase family protein has protein sequence MTYAKFADTLAPLHPLLAERWSPRSFDPTHHLDDAVLRPLLEAARWAPSANNSQPWRFLVTRRGEDAFTRLHATLNPGNQVWADAASALLLVAARTVDDTGGPRPFALYDTGQAVAHLVIQAQAHGLATHQMGGFDATAARAAFGLDGDLQPVVVLAVGRADAAARLPAPLAAREEAPRVRQPLDALLLSPARVETG, from the coding sequence ATGACGTACGCCAAGTTCGCCGACACCCTGGCACCGTTGCACCCGCTGCTCGCCGAGCGGTGGAGCCCCCGCAGCTTCGACCCCACGCACCACCTCGACGACGCGGTGCTGCGCCCGCTGCTGGAGGCGGCCCGCTGGGCGCCGTCGGCCAACAACAGCCAACCCTGGCGCTTCCTGGTCACCCGGCGGGGCGAGGACGCCTTCACCCGGCTGCACGCGACGCTCAACCCCGGCAACCAGGTGTGGGCCGACGCGGCCAGCGCCCTGCTCCTGGTGGCGGCGCGGACGGTGGACGACACGGGAGGGCCACGGCCATTCGCCCTCTACGACACCGGTCAGGCCGTCGCCCACCTGGTCATCCAGGCCCAGGCGCACGGTCTAGCCACCCACCAGATGGGCGGTTTCGACGCCACCGCCGCCCGGGCCGCCTTCGGACTCGACGGGGACCTCCAGCCGGTGGTGGTGCTCGCCGTCGGCCGTGCGGACGCGGCGGCCCGGCTGCCCGCCCCGCTGGCCGCCCGGGAGGAGGCACCGCGGGTCCGGCAGCCGCTGGACGCGCTGCTGCTGTCACCTGCTCGGGTCGAAACGGGCTGA
- a CDS encoding pirin family protein — protein sequence MSTLLTPRVDIRRADERFVTDIGWLDSKHSFSFGRHRDAANTHHGLLLVNNDDIVTPGTGFETHPHRDMEIVTWVLRGSLVHQDSTGHSGVIYPGLAQRMTAGRGILHSEKNDSWRIEGERHAEPVHFVQMWVVPDETGLTPGYEQLEIDDELLGGGLVPVASGMDRHDGEAAIRIRNRYAALHAARLEPGRSVPLPDAPFLHLFVARGAVELEGSGPLGTGDAVRFTAGGGHRVTATEPAEILVWEMHATIAG from the coding sequence GTGAGCACCCTGCTGACCCCCCGCGTCGACATCCGCCGGGCCGACGAGCGGTTCGTCACCGACATCGGCTGGCTCGACTCGAAGCACTCGTTCTCGTTCGGGCGGCACCGCGACGCGGCCAACACCCACCACGGGCTGCTCTTGGTCAACAACGACGACATCGTCACGCCCGGCACCGGCTTCGAGACCCACCCGCACCGGGACATGGAGATCGTCACCTGGGTGCTGCGGGGTTCCCTGGTCCACCAGGACTCGACCGGCCACTCCGGGGTCATCTACCCGGGGCTGGCCCAGCGGATGACCGCCGGTCGCGGCATCCTGCACTCGGAGAAGAACGACTCCTGGCGCATCGAGGGCGAGCGGCACGCCGAGCCGGTGCACTTCGTCCAGATGTGGGTGGTGCCCGACGAGACCGGTCTGACCCCCGGCTACGAACAGCTCGAGATCGACGACGAGCTGCTCGGCGGCGGTCTGGTCCCGGTCGCGTCCGGGATGGACCGGCACGACGGGGAGGCCGCCATCCGGATCCGTAACCGGTACGCCGCCCTGCACGCGGCCCGGCTCGAACCCGGCCGCAGCGTGCCACTGCCGGACGCGCCCTTCCTGCACCTGTTCGTGGCCCGGGGCGCGGTGGAACTGGAGGGCTCCGGCCCGCTGGGCACCGGCGACGCCGTCCGGTTCACGGCCGGCGGCGGCCACCGGGTCACCGCCACCGAACCCGCCGAGATCCTGGTCTGGGAGATGCACGCCACCATCGCCGGCTGA
- a CDS encoding YceI family protein, producing MTAPTAELAQLTGVYTLDPSHSRIGFVARHAMVTKVRGAFNDFEGRVVFDGDDPSATAVTVTIRATSIDTRNAQRDEHLRSNDFLAMETHPEITFVSTAFRQTGADTFDLTGDLTVRGVTHPVTIPFTYEGSATDPFGNLRVGFEGAVTINRRDYGVTWNAALETGGVLVSDKIVLEFEVSAIKQS from the coding sequence ATGACCGCACCGACCGCCGAACTCGCCCAGCTCACCGGCGTCTACACGCTCGACCCGAGCCACAGCCGGATCGGCTTCGTCGCTCGCCACGCGATGGTGACCAAGGTCCGGGGGGCGTTCAACGACTTCGAGGGCCGGGTGGTCTTCGACGGCGACGACCCGAGCGCGACCGCGGTGACCGTCACCATCAGGGCGACCAGCATCGACACCCGCAACGCGCAGCGCGACGAGCACCTGCGCAGCAACGACTTCCTCGCCATGGAGACCCACCCGGAGATCACCTTCGTCTCCACCGCGTTCCGGCAGACCGGCGCGGACACCTTCGACCTGACCGGTGACCTCACCGTCCGGGGCGTCACCCACCCGGTGACCATCCCCTTCACCTACGAGGGCTCGGCCACCGACCCGTTCGGCAACCTGCGGGTCGGCTTCGAGGGCGCGGTGACCATCAACCGTCGCGACTACGGGGTCACCTGGAACGCCGCCCTGGAGACCGGCGGCGTCCTGGTCAGCGACAAGATCGTCCTCGAGTTCGAGGTCTCCGCGATCAAGCAGTCCTGA
- a CDS encoding MarR family winged helix-turn-helix transcriptional regulator gives MTRWLDDDEQRAWRAYLQMQNRLTARLGRQLQQDSGLSLADYEVLVALTEADGGRLRPFALQEQLEWEQSRLSHHLSRMQRRGLVDREGCPGDRRGAFVVLTPAGREAIEGAAPGHVAAVREFFLDQLDRDGVATLERLATRVLRRLDADEQD, from the coding sequence ATGACCCGATGGCTCGACGACGACGAACAGCGCGCCTGGCGGGCCTACCTCCAGATGCAGAACCGGCTCACCGCCCGACTGGGGCGGCAGTTGCAGCAGGACTCCGGCCTGTCCCTCGCCGACTACGAGGTCCTCGTGGCGCTCACCGAGGCGGACGGGGGGCGACTGCGCCCCTTCGCGCTCCAGGAGCAACTGGAGTGGGAGCAGAGCCGCCTGTCCCACCACCTCAGCCGGATGCAGCGCCGGGGCCTGGTCGACCGCGAGGGCTGCCCGGGCGACCGCCGCGGGGCCTTCGTGGTGCTCACCCCCGCCGGACGGGAGGCCATCGAGGGTGCCGCCCCGGGGCACGTGGCGGCCGTCCGGGAGTTCTTCCTCGACCAGCTCGACCGGGACGGGGTGGCCACTCTGGAACGTCTCGCCACCCGGGTGCTGCGCCGGCTGGACGCCGACGAGCAGGACTGA
- a CDS encoding ABC transporter substrate-binding protein, with protein sequence MALLSACGAGSSTPPEGIATAEFSCDAPGSVTSTTTVSVAALPFATTGALYMGIDNGTFKKYGLDLKVQPVADLAAALASVQGGTSDFAFASTISLLTARANGASFKMVAPFAGIAPGYYDRMKAGEPGWTTEVSSLVTKKGSGLDRPRDLAGHTVAVIDVKGQSELSTRTVIDNDGGDSRSVKLLNMPLADGLNAFLAGKVDAIYTSDPFTSKALAGGGQIISWVGVEALHQGINSSMVASESYIAKNRETVARFNCAMREANVNANADHDGVRRAIAKAQNVPFSTFEHANIAYFYKCANTEYLENFRDLMLKYKLLAKKVDVKDLLIPEDYCTEPDLSSYRPNS encoded by the coding sequence GTGGCACTGCTGTCGGCGTGCGGCGCCGGCAGCTCGACGCCCCCCGAGGGCATCGCTACGGCGGAGTTCTCCTGCGATGCCCCAGGGAGTGTTACGTCGACAACAACGGTGTCCGTGGCCGCGCTGCCGTTTGCGACAACGGGCGCGCTCTACATGGGGATCGATAACGGTACGTTCAAGAAGTACGGACTCGACCTGAAGGTCCAGCCCGTCGCTGACCTTGCTGCCGCGCTGGCATCTGTGCAGGGAGGGACGAGCGACTTCGCATTCGCATCGACGATCTCGCTCCTCACCGCACGTGCGAACGGGGCGTCGTTCAAGATGGTTGCGCCGTTCGCCGGCATCGCCCCCGGCTACTACGACAGGATGAAGGCGGGCGAGCCGGGATGGACGACTGAGGTCTCGTCGCTGGTGACCAAGAAGGGCAGCGGGTTGGACCGCCCCCGCGATCTCGCCGGTCACACCGTCGCAGTCATCGATGTCAAGGGCCAGTCGGAGTTGTCGACTCGTACCGTGATCGACAACGACGGCGGCGACTCGCGCAGCGTGAAGCTCTTGAACATGCCCCTTGCGGACGGGCTGAACGCATTCCTTGCCGGCAAGGTCGATGCCATCTACACCTCCGACCCGTTCACCAGCAAGGCTCTCGCCGGCGGCGGACAGATCATCTCGTGGGTCGGGGTCGAGGCACTGCACCAGGGCATCAACTCCTCGATGGTCGCGTCGGAGTCGTACATCGCCAAGAACCGGGAAACCGTTGCGCGCTTCAACTGTGCCATGCGCGAGGCGAACGTCAACGCCAACGCGGACCACGACGGCGTGCGGCGGGCCATCGCGAAGGCGCAGAACGTTCCCTTCAGCACTTTCGAGCACGCGAATATCGCCTACTTCTACAAGTGCGCCAACACGGAATATCTCGAAAACTTCCGGGACCTGATGCTCAAGTACAAGCTGCTCGCCAAGAAGGTCGACGTGAAGGACCTCCTCATCCCGGAAGATTACTGCACGGAACCGGACCTGAGCAGCTATCGTCCGAACTCCTGA
- a CDS encoding ABC transporter permease, with protein MTVGPLRDTAGLATASETIRTAGELATDGSFWQVVGENLVMAASGTLIALLVGAVLGLTMGLKPSLSAALDPVVQVLKPIPPVVILPLALLALGPTRNLGVLLATIAALWPILIQVQAGARDVDPVALDTARALRLSAARTQLSVVLPSVVPYLLSGLRIGSATALMMSVGVGLLAGAPGLGNLILLAQQSGQGATVFAGTVWAGVLGLLLTLVLAVTQRVITHDNWGRGTQS; from the coding sequence GTGACTGTCGGTCCGCTTCGCGACACAGCGGGCCTCGCCACAGCCTCGGAGACGATCCGAACCGCGGGAGAGCTGGCGACCGACGGCAGCTTCTGGCAGGTCGTCGGTGAGAACCTCGTCATGGCGGCTTCAGGGACGCTGATCGCCCTGCTGGTCGGTGCGGTGCTCGGCCTCACCATGGGTCTCAAGCCGTCCTTGTCGGCCGCCCTCGACCCTGTGGTGCAGGTTCTGAAGCCGATCCCGCCGGTCGTGATCTTGCCGCTCGCACTTCTGGCTCTCGGCCCGACCCGCAATCTGGGTGTCCTCCTGGCCACGATCGCAGCACTGTGGCCGATTCTCATCCAGGTGCAGGCAGGAGCTCGCGATGTCGATCCCGTCGCACTCGACACCGCGCGCGCGCTTCGCCTGAGCGCGGCGAGGACCCAGCTGTCGGTGGTGCTGCCGAGTGTCGTTCCCTATCTCTTGTCCGGTCTGCGCATCGGGTCGGCCACGGCTCTGATGATGTCCGTGGGGGTCGGGTTGTTGGCTGGTGCTCCCGGTCTGGGCAATCTCATCCTGCTCGCACAGCAGAGTGGTCAAGGCGCGACGGTATTCGCCGGGACGGTCTGGGCCGGCGTGCTGGGGCTGTTGCTCACCCTGGTGCTGGCCGTGACGCAGCGCGTCATCACCCATGACAACTGGGGACGAGGGACACAGTCGTGA
- a CDS encoding ABC transporter permease translates to MKLPSRAILGLVIPCLVFYLYVRFTSNSPSPYFPPPGRIWESFQDTWLFAHFATDVVPSLRNLVIGFSVAAVTGVTLGLVLGRVIWLQNLFMPLVHFFRSVPPIMVIPPLVLIIGTGDASKVAIIFVGSLFPILIASLDGVRSIDPVLTEVSRGLRIGRFRAVAQIYGPAAGPAVFGGLETGLQISIVLMVASEMVAATHGIGYLTMQAQATFDAAGVWSGMVLLSVIGFLIAALFKAARSRMLAWHIGMSRVARDR, encoded by the coding sequence GTGAAACTGCCTTCGCGTGCGATTCTCGGCCTTGTCATCCCCTGCCTCGTGTTCTACCTGTACGTCAGATTCACGTCGAACTCGCCGAGCCCCTACTTTCCGCCACCCGGCAGGATATGGGAGAGTTTCCAGGACACGTGGTTGTTCGCACACTTCGCGACGGATGTCGTGCCCAGCCTCAGGAACCTCGTGATCGGCTTTTCCGTGGCCGCCGTCACGGGGGTGACGCTCGGACTGGTCCTTGGTCGCGTGATCTGGCTCCAGAATCTCTTCATGCCGCTAGTGCACTTCTTCCGGTCCGTCCCGCCGATCATGGTCATCCCACCCCTGGTGCTCATCATCGGTACGGGCGACGCCTCCAAGGTCGCCATCATCTTCGTGGGCTCGCTGTTCCCGATCCTGATCGCCTCTCTGGACGGCGTCCGCAGCATCGACCCCGTGCTCACCGAGGTCTCGCGGGGACTGAGAATCGGCCGCTTCAGGGCGGTCGCGCAGATCTACGGTCCGGCGGCGGGCCCGGCGGTATTCGGCGGCCTTGAGACGGGTCTGCAGATCTCAATCGTGTTGATGGTGGCCAGTGAAATGGTTGCCGCAACACACGGCATCGGCTACCTGACCATGCAGGCGCAGGCGACATTCGACGCTGCCGGTGTGTGGTCGGGCATGGTGCTGCTGTCCGTCATCGGATTCCTGATCGCCGCGCTCTTCAAGGCCGCGCGGTCACGCATGTTGGCCTGGCACATCGGAATGAGTCGTGTTGCGCGCGACAGATAG
- a CDS encoding ABC transporter ATP-binding protein: MTMTVQDTTHRLRVDGVSKSYGGGPERVNVLADISVDIVDGEFVCIVGPSGAGKTTLLRCLTGLMPPTAGSISLDGERLRGPDARISIVFQDYTRSLFPWMTVSRNVELPLQARGVKRHVRRQQVTRVLNDVGLAGTETKYPWQLSGGMQQRVAIARALVTGPEVLVMDEPFASVDAQTRLELEDLTLALKRDQGVTVVVVTHDIDEAVYMSDRIVVLSKNPATVQEIVSTHFGPERDQFSTREDPRFGELRSHVLGLIRTAQLEALERLSQ, from the coding sequence ATGACGATGACCGTTCAGGACACGACTCACCGCTTGCGCGTCGACGGCGTGAGCAAGTCGTACGGCGGCGGACCGGAACGCGTCAACGTGCTGGCGGACATTTCTGTCGACATCGTCGACGGAGAATTCGTTTGCATCGTGGGGCCGTCCGGTGCCGGGAAGACGACTCTCCTGAGATGTCTCACCGGGCTCATGCCTCCGACCGCAGGCTCCATCTCCCTCGACGGCGAACGGCTCCGCGGACCTGACGCGCGCATTTCGATCGTTTTTCAGGATTACACCCGGTCCTTGTTCCCATGGATGACGGTCTCGCGAAACGTCGAGCTGCCTCTGCAGGCGAGAGGGGTGAAGCGTCACGTCAGACGGCAGCAGGTCACTCGCGTACTCAATGACGTCGGGCTCGCAGGGACCGAGACGAAGTACCCCTGGCAGCTTTCCGGCGGTATGCAGCAGCGGGTGGCGATCGCTCGAGCGCTCGTCACCGGTCCCGAAGTGCTCGTGATGGACGAACCCTTCGCATCGGTCGATGCGCAGACGCGCCTAGAGCTGGAGGATCTCACGCTCGCGCTCAAGCGAGACCAGGGCGTCACGGTCGTGGTGGTGACCCACGACATCGACGAGGCGGTCTACATGTCGGATCGGATCGTCGTCCTGTCAAAGAATCCAGCGACCGTCCAGGAGATCGTGTCGACCCACTTCGGTCCTGAGCGAGACCAGTTCAGCACGAGGGAGGATCCGAGGTTCGGCGAGCTCCGATCGCACGTTCTCGGCCTCATCAGAACTGCCCAGCTCGAAGCGCTCGAAAGGCTTTCTCAATGA
- a CDS encoding HpcH/HpaI aldolase family protein, giving the protein MISRSNSVDRLLAGEITMGTFVGISSPATVEILARRGFDPVCIDSEHTALGPELIENMIRAADSFGVAALVRVPGVGPEIGRALDSGALGVVVPRVETPEQAQACVDMVRYPPQGQRGAGPGRSTAFGKDLVASVRESNSSVALILQVETELGLQNAYEIAAVDGVDMIFVGPGDLAVSMGVGMGSEKHTAAVAGILAEVKRAGKLSGIFSLTGGDLPHWRELGATFFLLSGDVSFLGEQAEAERTRVLELLGE; this is encoded by the coding sequence ATGATCAGCAGAAGCAACTCGGTAGACAGGCTCCTCGCGGGCGAAATCACGATGGGTACCTTCGTCGGCATCAGCAGCCCGGCGACGGTCGAGATCCTCGCGCGTCGTGGGTTCGATCCGGTGTGTATCGACTCGGAGCACACCGCGCTCGGCCCTGAGCTCATCGAGAACATGATCAGGGCCGCCGACTCGTTCGGTGTGGCTGCACTCGTGCGGGTGCCGGGCGTCGGGCCGGAGATCGGGCGCGCATTGGATTCGGGGGCTCTCGGCGTGGTCGTTCCCCGTGTCGAGACACCTGAGCAGGCCCAAGCCTGTGTGGACATGGTGCGGTATCCGCCCCAGGGCCAGCGCGGGGCAGGTCCTGGTCGGAGCACTGCTTTCGGCAAGGATCTCGTTGCCTCGGTCAGAGAGTCGAACTCGTCCGTCGCGTTGATCCTCCAGGTGGAAACGGAGCTCGGCCTGCAGAACGCCTACGAGATCGCGGCTGTCGACGGTGTCGACATGATCTTCGTCGGGCCCGGCGACCTCGCGGTCTCCATGGGTGTCGGCATGGGATCGGAGAAGCACACGGCGGCGGTGGCCGGGATTCTTGCCGAGGTCAAGCGCGCAGGGAAGCTGAGCGGGATCTTCTCCCTGACCGGAGGTGACCTGCCGCACTGGCGGGAGCTCGGGGCGACGTTCTTCCTGCTGAGCGGCGACGTCTCCTTCCTGGGGGAGCAAGCAGAGGCAGAACGAACGCGCGTCCTCGAGCTTCTCGGCGAATGA
- a CDS encoding amidase → MTKIIDQEDGVGIARAIAAGEVSASEVLEEAIERIEELNPHFNALVYKAYDDARKLAREVTPESSALAGVPFVAKDLALDWAGMPTTNSCAFFAGHVASSDSEIARRVKAAGIIPVGKSNVPENGWCYSVESRFHGRTLNPWDESLVPGGSSGGSAVAVATHMVPIGDASDLGGSIRVPAAINGLVGLKISRGRTTMGPGVVDLWSGSAVFNCVTRTVRDTAAYLDVIGGALPGEPYALAMPDVSFLESSAVPRDRLRIGVMSTRPDGNAVDPEVRAAVEAAAKLCETLGHEVADFDLRYDWGNIREFFVRITATTATMMFEAAGHAMGRQVTSADVEPVTWEMIELGRQFSAVSHAVDTERLRQVGRQLTVDQLPFDVVITPVMPVTSRPLGWYDMSSSIDSYHDRLLEDMQFMVPFNMAGQPALSLPLGSTSSGLPLGVQFVGGIGDEAVLLSLATQLEEAAPWKDRMVPPAVRGAGTNAR, encoded by the coding sequence ATGACGAAGATCATCGACCAGGAAGACGGCGTGGGAATTGCCAGGGCGATCGCCGCCGGTGAGGTATCGGCGTCTGAGGTGCTGGAAGAGGCAATCGAGCGCATCGAGGAGCTGAACCCGCACTTCAACGCCCTGGTGTACAAGGCGTACGACGACGCCCGGAAGCTCGCGCGCGAGGTCACTCCAGAAAGTAGCGCCCTCGCGGGGGTGCCGTTCGTGGCGAAGGATCTCGCTCTTGACTGGGCGGGGATGCCGACAACCAACTCCTGCGCGTTCTTCGCCGGCCACGTCGCGTCGTCGGATTCTGAGATCGCGCGGCGTGTCAAGGCTGCCGGCATCATTCCGGTCGGAAAGTCGAACGTCCCGGAGAACGGCTGGTGCTACTCGGTCGAGTCCCGTTTCCACGGTCGGACGCTGAACCCCTGGGACGAGTCTCTCGTGCCCGGCGGTTCGAGCGGCGGTTCGGCAGTTGCTGTCGCTACGCACATGGTCCCGATCGGCGACGCGAGCGACCTCGGCGGTTCGATCCGCGTTCCCGCCGCGATCAACGGCCTCGTCGGCCTCAAGATCTCCCGTGGACGCACGACGATGGGTCCAGGCGTCGTCGACCTGTGGTCTGGATCCGCAGTGTTCAACTGCGTAACCCGGACCGTGCGTGACACGGCCGCCTACCTCGACGTCATCGGTGGCGCACTTCCCGGGGAGCCGTATGCCCTGGCCATGCCGGATGTGTCGTTCCTCGAGAGCTCGGCGGTCCCCCGCGACCGCTTACGCATCGGCGTCATGTCCACGCGTCCGGATGGGAACGCGGTGGACCCGGAGGTTCGGGCCGCCGTCGAGGCCGCGGCCAAGCTCTGCGAGACCCTCGGCCACGAGGTCGCGGACTTCGACCTGCGCTACGACTGGGGCAACATCCGGGAGTTCTTCGTTCGCATCACGGCTACGACGGCAACGATGATGTTCGAGGCCGCGGGCCATGCGATGGGGCGGCAGGTGACGTCTGCGGACGTCGAGCCCGTCACGTGGGAAATGATCGAGCTCGGTCGTCAGTTCAGCGCGGTCAGCCACGCCGTCGACACTGAGCGGCTGCGGCAGGTGGGTCGGCAGCTCACCGTGGATCAGCTGCCCTTCGACGTGGTGATCACACCGGTCATGCCCGTGACCAGCCGGCCCCTCGGGTGGTACGACATGTCGTCCAGTATCGACAGCTACCACGACCGACTGCTGGAGGACATGCAGTTCATGGTCCCGTTCAACATGGCCGGGCAGCCCGCCCTCAGTCTGCCGCTCGGGTCGACTTCGTCGGGCTTGCCGCTTGGCGTGCAGTTCGTCGGTGGTATCGGCGACGAAGCTGTACTCCTGTCGCTCGCAACGCAGCTCGAGGAGGCTGCACCGTGGAAGGATCGGATGGTGCCTCCGGCGGTGCGAGGAGCAGGCACGAACGCCCGGTAG